A portion of the Candidatus Schekmanbacteria bacterium genome contains these proteins:
- a CDS encoding glycosyltransferase family 4 protein, translated as MKTVFIGINGYDYPYVRVRCYHFAREVKKYGIESSVISLRDDFAPNLSGIDMLGIRDRKKLYLNFRAFLRLLKDSGAIFYIQKVHYHSAAPYFLTKLSGGSFVLDYDDWDIDRSPLFNRGYINRFFFGTDGVENVTKRVAEDAAACVASSHYLADYLSVWNRNVHYIPTGVDIEKFSRNTRRTGNEVNLIWTGNIWGEVMYENVMFLLRCFSKINPAGKKVTLCIAASGYFYDKVKSDSMKMRFPGAIQFYDWISPDKMNDLLNNMDIGLLPLIPDNENDTWMRSKSPTKLFEYMAMELSTVSSDFGEVPHIIKNGENGFLGNSEDEFVEKINLLIKDDSLRVKIGEQAKKDVAENYSLDVLGKKLSQILKTIKP; from the coding sequence ATGAAGACAGTATTCATCGGGATCAACGGCTATGATTATCCTTATGTAAGGGTCCGATGTTATCATTTTGCCCGGGAAGTCAAAAAATACGGGATTGAATCATCGGTAATATCTCTCAGAGACGACTTTGCTCCAAACCTTTCAGGTATAGACATGCTGGGCATTAGAGACAGGAAAAAGCTTTACCTTAATTTCAGAGCCTTTCTCAGGCTTTTAAAAGACAGCGGGGCAATATTTTATATACAGAAAGTGCATTATCATTCAGCAGCTCCATATTTTCTTACAAAGCTTTCAGGAGGAAGTTTTGTTCTTGACTATGATGACTGGGACATAGACAGATCTCCTCTTTTCAACAGGGGATATATTAACAGGTTTTTTTTCGGAACTGATGGGGTTGAGAATGTTACTAAAAGGGTTGCTGAAGATGCGGCAGCCTGCGTAGCTTCGAGCCATTATCTGGCTGATTACTTGTCAGTGTGGAACAGGAACGTCCATTATATCCCGACAGGTGTTGATATAGAAAAATTTTCACGTAATACCCGGAGAACAGGTAATGAAGTGAATCTCATCTGGACTGGTAATATTTGGGGTGAAGTAATGTATGAGAATGTTATGTTCCTGTTGAGATGTTTTTCAAAAATAAATCCGGCAGGAAAAAAAGTTACTCTTTGTATTGCGGCATCAGGATATTTTTACGATAAAGTGAAATCTGATTCCATGAAAATGAGATTTCCCGGTGCTATACAATTTTACGACTGGATTTCACCCGATAAAATGAATGACCTTTTAAATAACATGGATATAGGCCTGCTTCCTCTTATTCCGGATAATGAAAATGATACATGGATGCGCAGTAAAAGTCCTACAAAGCTTTTTGAATACATGGCTATGGAGCTTTCTACAGTATCTTCTGATTTTGGAGAGGTACCGCATATTATAAAAAACGGAGAAAACGGTTTTCTTGGAAACAGCGAGGATGAGTTCGTTGAGAAAATTAATCTTCTTATAAAAGATGATAGCTTGAGGGTAAAAATTGGAGAACAAGCCAAAAAAGATGTGGCTGAGAATTATTCCCTTGATGTTCTTGGAAAAAAACTATCACAGATATTAAAGACAATAAAACCATGA
- a CDS encoding ABC transporter ATP-binding protein: MNVVEARNVGKHYKIYHERQMLLKSLFIGLFRRNKGEEFWALRNIDFTIEKGDAVGIIGDNGAGKSTLLKILSGVTIPTEGSLKVKGKIAGLLELGAGFHPDLTGRENVFLNGIILGLTGKQIRERFDSIVEYAGIADFIDTPLRNYSSGMFVRLGFAVAVHVDPEILLVDEVLAVGDQSFQAKCLRTIEDFLQKGNTLIFVSHDLNIIRHICTKVILLEKGKTVLQGEPSKVISRYWVSVGDKKGIGKIESGKLKVIVNNGRLILLWNERELTKGLSGYTSMRSFVKWYDSSVAEWKILENKNSMILARGEWMGLPIAQEWKITLEGSCIEWEIEMEVRSPVDILKQQANVMLSDDYDEWSGSDGNIGNFPKFRDSVDDDWDCIWSGDAGTGCIGAGSKNENNDILPPVSFSAEALVEGERINVINSNPFYRGRVLQHLRDNNESAKKYLTGRYKYFKGRIKIG; this comes from the coding sequence ATGAATGTTGTAGAAGCAAGAAATGTCGGGAAACACTATAAAATATATCATGAACGGCAGATGCTGCTAAAAAGCCTTTTTATCGGATTATTCCGCAGAAATAAGGGGGAGGAGTTCTGGGCGCTGAGGAATATTGATTTCACAATTGAGAAGGGTGATGCCGTGGGGATAATCGGTGATAACGGTGCAGGGAAAAGCACGTTATTAAAGATTTTGAGCGGTGTTACTATTCCCACTGAGGGTAGCCTGAAGGTAAAAGGAAAGATAGCAGGCCTTCTTGAGCTTGGAGCGGGTTTCCATCCTGATTTGACAGGAAGAGAGAATGTTTTTCTTAACGGGATAATACTTGGGTTAACCGGTAAACAGATCAGGGAACGTTTTGACTCCATAGTTGAATATGCGGGGATTGCTGATTTTATAGATACGCCTCTTAGAAATTATTCTTCCGGAATGTTTGTCAGGCTTGGTTTTGCTGTTGCCGTACATGTAGATCCGGAAATACTTCTCGTTGATGAAGTGCTTGCAGTAGGTGACCAGTCTTTTCAGGCAAAATGCCTGCGCACAATAGAAGATTTTCTGCAAAAGGGAAACACTCTCATATTTGTTTCCCATGACCTAAACATCATAAGGCATATATGCACAAAAGTAATCCTCCTTGAAAAAGGAAAGACAGTGCTTCAGGGTGAGCCTTCAAAGGTGATTTCCAGATACTGGGTGTCAGTTGGAGACAAGAAGGGGATTGGGAAGATTGAAAGCGGCAAACTGAAAGTAATTGTTAATAACGGCAGACTTATCCTTTTATGGAATGAAAGGGAGCTTACAAAAGGGCTTTCCGGCTATACTTCTATGCGGTCATTTGTGAAATGGTATGATTCTTCCGTGGCTGAGTGGAAAATCCTTGAGAATAAGAATTCCATGATTCTCGCAAGGGGAGAATGGATGGGATTGCCTATTGCACAGGAATGGAAGATAACTCTTGAAGGCAGTTGTATAGAATGGGAGATTGAGATGGAAGTGAGGTCGCCTGTTGATATATTAAAACAACAGGCTAATGTAATGCTTTCTGATGATTACGATGAATGGTCAGGCTCAGACGGGAACATTGGTAATTTCCCGAAATTCAGGGATAGTGTAGATGACGACTGGGACTGTATCTGGTCAGGTGATGCAGGCACAGGGTGTATTGGGGCAGGGAGTAAAAACGAAAACAATGATATTCTTCCTCCTGTGAGTTTTTCGGCTGAGGCTCTTGTTGAAGGAGAAAGGATTAATGTTATTAATTCCAATCCCTTTTATCGTGGAAGGGTACTTCAGCATCTGCGCGATAACAATGAATCTGCCAAGAAATATTTAACAGGCCGTTATAAATATTTCAAGGGACGAATAAAGATAGGTTGA
- a CDS encoding ABC transporter permease translates to MDKTNISSQRLNAIHYFELVLSLAKKDLKVRYKSATLGFLWALLNPLLMMVVLSVIFSLVFRVKTDSPYSVFVLCGLIPWTFFNLSLAGATNSIIDNASLIKKVYFPREIIPISVIIANLVNFCLSLLFLFIFLLIFQIKITALVLLSPLVVILQMIFLSGMVLLTSGLNVYFRDVKYIVEATLLILFYLSPVFYPVSMVPERFMGIYMLNPMAGIITFYRNILLDGKLPDLSLVVSTLISCLIIFFAGFIVFKRCEPAFADLI, encoded by the coding sequence ATGGATAAAACCAATATATCAAGCCAGCGGTTAAATGCGATCCACTATTTTGAGCTTGTTTTATCACTTGCTAAAAAAGACCTGAAAGTAAGATATAAGAGCGCAACACTTGGCTTTCTATGGGCACTTCTGAATCCGCTTCTCATGATGGTTGTACTGAGTGTTATTTTTTCTCTTGTTTTCAGGGTAAAAACAGATTCTCCTTATTCAGTTTTTGTACTCTGCGGTTTGATTCCCTGGACGTTTTTTAATCTTTCCCTCGCAGGTGCAACGAATTCCATTATTGATAATGCATCTCTTATAAAGAAGGTCTACTTCCCAAGGGAGATAATTCCCATATCAGTCATAATTGCAAATCTTGTTAATTTCTGTCTTTCACTTCTTTTTCTTTTTATTTTTCTGCTGATATTTCAAATCAAGATTACAGCTCTTGTCCTTCTTTCTCCGCTTGTTGTGATACTTCAGATGATATTTTTAAGCGGCATGGTGCTTTTGACTTCAGGACTCAATGTTTATTTCAGGGATGTTAAATATATAGTTGAGGCAACACTTCTCATACTTTTCTACCTTTCACCGGTATTCTATCCTGTCAGTATGGTGCCAGAAAGGTTCATGGGAATATATATGCTTAATCCTATGGCCGGTATAATAACTTTTTACAGGAATATCCTTCTTGACGGTAAACTGCCGGATTTATCTCTTGTAGTATCAACCTTAATTTCCTGCCTGATAATTTTTTTTGCAGGATTTATTGTCTTTAAACGATGTGAGCCAGCCTTTGCAGATTTGATTTAA
- a CDS encoding ABC transporter permease: MGMYCIRRVLLAIPVIAGVTILVFFVIHLVPGDPVQMMLGDNASTADIEELRTALGLNDPLPLQFKNFIVSIFDGNLGRSIMTRRPVMESIRERIPSTIMLALGALAVALTIAVPIGTISAWKRNSAIDGISRIISLLGISVPNFWLGPMLIIIFYIKLSLFSISGIMLPAITLGAGMAAITTRMIRSTLIDVMAENYVTTAKSKGLSNAIIMIKHALKNALLPVVTIVGLQFGALLSGAIIVETIFSWPGIGMLTIEAITRRDYPMVQGCILVISCCYVLINLLTDIAYGILDPRIRYD; this comes from the coding sequence ATGGGAATGTATTGTATAAGGAGGGTTCTTCTTGCGATCCCGGTAATTGCCGGCGTTACGATTCTGGTGTTTTTTGTAATACATCTGGTACCCGGCGACCCGGTGCAGATGATGTTAGGGGATAATGCTTCAACTGCGGATATTGAAGAACTGCGAACTGCTCTTGGGCTCAATGATCCTTTGCCCTTACAATTCAAGAATTTCATAGTCAGCATTTTCGATGGAAATCTCGGCAGGTCAATAATGACGAGACGCCCGGTAATGGAATCAATAAGGGAAAGAATCCCGTCCACAATCATGCTTGCCTTGGGTGCCCTTGCAGTGGCTTTAACAATTGCTGTTCCCATAGGGACGATTTCCGCATGGAAACGAAACAGCGCAATAGACGGGATATCGAGAATCATTTCTCTGCTCGGTATCTCTGTCCCAAATTTCTGGCTTGGGCCAATGCTCATAATCATCTTTTATATAAAACTGAGCCTTTTTTCTATTTCAGGAATTATGCTGCCGGCAATTACTCTCGGCGCAGGAATGGCAGCCATCACTACACGTATGATACGTTCAACCCTTATTGATGTTATGGCTGAAAATTACGTGACTACCGCAAAATCAAAGGGTCTCTCGAATGCCATCATAATGATCAAGCATGCACTGAAAAATGCTCTTTTGCCTGTTGTGACAATCGTGGGGCTGCAATTCGGTGCCCTTCTTTCAGGCGCAATAATAGTGGAAACCATATTCTCCTGGCCCGGCATCGGAATGCTCACCATAGAGGCAATAACAAGGCGTGACTATCCTATGGTCCAGGGATGCATCCTTGTAATCTCATGTTGTTATGTATTGATAAATCTGCTGACTGATATTGCTTACGGAATTCTTGACCCGAGAATAAGATATGACTAA
- a CDS encoding ABC transporter permease, whose protein sequence is MTKNWVKLLFRNRLTAAGFIIVVLFFILSLLAPLLAPYNLYSQNLDIRLESPSRFHLLGVDDLGRDIMSRIIAGSLISFKVGLITVSISSITGLIIGSVSGYKGGWIDELIMRFIDILLAFPGMLLAISIIAILGPGLDNVIIALCLVGWVGYARLVRGQILSLKEREYVLASHAIGASGARTVIMHIIPNLLSPLIVQATLGIAGAIVAEASLSFLGLGTQAPQPSWGSMLNDGQKYLYMAPHMTAFPGLAIMIVVMGFNFLGDGLRDILDPKNEE, encoded by the coding sequence ATGACTAAGAACTGGGTAAAACTGCTTTTCCGCAATAGGCTTACTGCAGCAGGATTTATAATAGTTGTATTATTTTTTATACTTTCCCTGCTTGCTCCGCTTCTTGCTCCATATAATCTTTATTCACAGAACCTTGATATTCGTCTTGAATCACCAAGCAGATTTCACCTTCTGGGAGTTGATGATCTTGGCAGGGATATCATGAGCAGGATTATTGCAGGTTCCCTCATTTCTTTTAAAGTAGGATTAATAACCGTCAGTATCTCATCCATCACAGGGCTTATAATCGGGTCTGTATCAGGATATAAGGGAGGCTGGATTGATGAATTGATAATGAGGTTCATTGACATACTCCTTGCATTTCCGGGGATGCTTCTTGCTATTTCGATAATAGCAATACTCGGACCTGGGCTTGACAACGTCATAATTGCCCTCTGTCTTGTCGGTTGGGTTGGTTATGCACGGCTTGTAAGGGGACAGATACTTTCATTAAAGGAAAGGGAATATGTTTTGGCATCCCATGCCATTGGTGCTTCTGGAGCAAGAACTGTCATAATGCACATTATCCCAAACCTTCTGTCCCCGCTTATTGTGCAGGCAACACTCGGAATCGCAGGTGCAATAGTAGCTGAAGCATCATTGAGTTTTCTGGGGCTAGGCACTCAGGCACCTCAGCCAAGCTGGGGAAGCATGCTAAACGATGGACAGAAATATCTTTACATGGCTCCCCATATGACAGCATTTCCCGGGCTTGCCATAATGATAGTGGTAATGGGTTTCAATTTTCTCGGGGATGGACTCCGCGACATCCTTGATCCCAAAAATGAAGAATAA
- the nagZ gene encoding beta-N-acetylhexosaminidase — translation MPTDIDILKQKTSRLLYIGFQGKSFEDIKDTLTQYPFGGVIFFSRNIEDLNSLKKLITEIQSFSISRWGEPLLIGIDQEGGRVNRIHRPFTMLPPDSVVGHTKSAHLAYLKGKLLGLELKLVGFNLDFYPVLDILTNPANRVIGDRSFGTDQEIVAEFGVEAIRGLKSANIASVGKHFPGHGDTREDSHEELPVLNYGLKDLLKRETIPFEKAIKEGVDFIMPAHIAFPSIDREKIPATFSSNIINGLLKKRLGFKGAVISDDLEMKAISNNHEIREASSKALNAGCDMILVCHTKQYQMETVEHLAMEIQNGNFSELEIDNSIGKIAEIKSRVTSSIAFDDSDIEEELKSRELQELRNEIESILK, via the coding sequence ATGCCTACTGATATAGACATCCTGAAGCAGAAAACAAGCAGACTCCTTTATATAGGATTTCAGGGAAAAAGTTTTGAAGACATAAAGGACACACTGACACAATATCCATTTGGCGGAGTAATCTTCTTTTCACGAAACATAGAAGACTTAAATTCTCTTAAGAAGTTAATTACAGAAATTCAATCCTTTTCCATATCGCGATGGGGAGAGCCTTTGCTTATCGGCATTGACCAGGAAGGAGGACGTGTAAACAGGATTCACAGGCCTTTTACAATGCTTCCCCCTGATTCGGTTGTCGGACATACTAAATCAGCACATCTTGCATATCTTAAGGGGAAATTATTGGGGCTTGAATTAAAGCTTGTCGGATTCAACCTTGATTTTTATCCTGTCCTCGATATCTTAACAAACCCTGCAAACAGAGTAATCGGAGACCGGTCTTTCGGGACAGACCAGGAGATTGTTGCAGAATTTGGTGTTGAAGCAATAAGGGGACTAAAATCAGCTAACATCGCATCTGTAGGAAAGCATTTCCCGGGACATGGAGATACAAGAGAGGACTCCCACGAAGAACTACCGGTATTAAATTACGGCCTTAAAGATCTTTTAAAGCGGGAAACAATTCCCTTTGAAAAGGCAATCAAGGAAGGCGTTGATTTCATAATGCCTGCACACATAGCTTTCCCATCAATCGACAGAGAAAAAATACCAGCCACTTTCTCATCAAACATTATAAACGGTTTGCTTAAGAAAAGGCTTGGATTTAAAGGAGCAGTGATCTCCGATGACCTTGAGATGAAGGCCATATCAAATAACCACGAAATTCGTGAAGCTTCGTCAAAAGCATTAAATGCAGGGTGCGATATGATACTTGTATGCCATACAAAACAATACCAGATGGAAACTGTAGAGCACCTGGCAATGGAAATACAAAATGGGAATTTTAGCGAACTGGAAATAGATAATTCAATCGGGAAAATAGCTGAAATAAAATCCAGAGTAACTTCCAGCATTGCATTTGATGATTCAGATATTGAGGAGGAGCTTAAATCAAGAGAGCTTCAGGAACTGAGGAATGAGATAGAGTCGATCCTCAAATGA